From Methanocella sp.:
TTTCGTGTTGAAAAACCGACGGGCAGTACGAAAGTGGAAAACAGGGCAGAGGACCACTAAACAAACACGGAACTACTGGAGCTCTGTGGTGAAAAATAGTGTCCTCCGTCACCGTTGTGCCTTAAAGAGCAGCTAACCATCATGACACAAACACGAAACTACTGGGGGCGCAGAGCACGCGGTAGACGCACAGAGTTTTTCTTATAAATGGAGACCCAGAGAGTCGGAGGACGGGTTTATACCTTAGCTGAGGAACGGAGCTGTAAGAGGCATTGGCGAGGATTTGAGATACCTGCCGGAGGCGCCAGCGAAGCAAGAACACTATTAAAAAAGGAAAGTATAGGGCCGCATAAAGGCCCGATTGCGAGAGAACCTACGATTTAGCGTACGGGTAATCCGAGTATCCAGGGTAAGGGTTTATCGGGTACGACGGGTACGGGTACGGGTAGCCCGGGTACGGGTAGTTCGGATACGTCGGCTCGGGGTATGAAGGCGTCGGGGTCGGCGAAGTCTTGCCCAGGATATATTCGATAGCCGCCTTCACGTTGATGCGGCCGTAGCCCGAGTCATTATTCGGGCACGAGTTCCCGTGCTTTGCCGTCTTCTCGAGGATCTCCTTCGCCTGCTGCGGCGTCAGCTTCGGGTTTGCCTGTGCCATCAGGGCGACGGAGCCGCTAACCATGGGGCAGGCCATGGACGTGCCGCTCATGCTTACGTAGTACGTATCGATAGCCTTCTTATTCATGATGCCCCTGGCCTTGCATGACACGATGTCCTTGCCAGGTGCGCATATTTCAGGCTTGATGCGGCCGTCGCTTGTCGGGCCGCGGGAGCTGAACGATGCAATATTATCGGACTTATCGGTCGCTCCGACCGTGAGGGCTCCCGGCGCATCCGCGGGGCATCCGACCGTCTTTTCGTCGGGGCCGCTATTGCCGGCCGCGCAGACGACGATCTTACCTTTATTCACCGCTTTCGTCACCAGGTCGTCCATAGCCTGCGAGTGCTCGTTCGAGCCCAGCGACATTGAGATGATCTTCGCGTCGCTGTTCGCGGCGTAGTCTAATCCCTTCATGATGGCGGAAAGGCTGCCGGAGCCGTCCTTGCCCAGGACTTTGACGCCGATGAACTGCACATCCGGGGCGACGCCCTTGTATTTACCGCCAGATGCGGCGCCGCTGCCGCCGATGATGCCGGCGCAGTGGGTGCCGTGGCCGAAGTCGTCGTAGGGCGTTTGATTATTATTGATGAAGTCCTTCCAGCCCACGACTCTGCCCTTCAGATCGGGATGGCCGGCGTCGATGCCCGTATCCACGAGCGCCACTTTTACGCCCTTGCCTGTGTAGCCGGTGTCCCAGAGCTGGGGGGCGCCGATAATGCCCGTCGCATCGTCCAGGGAAACATTGAACGTTATGTCTTTTTCGATGTATTTGACGTTCGATAATTCTTTCAGCTTATCGACATTGCCATCGGGTAGACTGATGGCAACGCCATGGATGGTGTCATAAGTGTAGAGTACTTCAGCGTTATTGTCTGTTGCGAATGACGCCACCCGGTCGTCTAACGCGCCGAATGAGTTAGCGCTGTCGTTAAAGACGACGACATACGTATTGCTCATCTTGTCGGCATTCCTTGCGGCGGGAGAGCTCGCGGTCACGAGCCCGGTGCCGGCCAGCAAAATTGCACAGAGGATCACGGCGGTTAGTAATAGTTTTTTAATTAGTTACCCCTCCCGGTGGTTGTATGCCTAGAAATTCCTGCATATTTTAAATACTTTCCTGAATAGACGAATTATATTTGATTATATGCTTTTTTAGTTCAATTTTTTGAATATTTTTATAAATTATCATAAAATATGGTATTAATTGCAAAATTAGCTTTTAATATCGCCTGTTTTTAACCTATAAACGTTAAATTAGATAGAATATGGGTGCCAGGGGAATGATATAAGAAAAGTTGCGATGTTTGCCTAAAATATGAAATTAATGAGACAGGTACGATTTCACGCACCCGCCTCACTAATTTCTAGGGGGCATAATCGATGCCTGGTTATACATTATTATATTTATAATTGTCGGTCATTGGATAACAAAATAGTATAACAACATAGTACAACAACATGGTATAACAATTATAAATGATGAGTGCGATAATATAAGCATAAATTACTAACGGGTATACAGGCATGGATGTTAACAGGAAAGAGCTATTGGACATCAAGGATGTGCTTAAAGAGAGCCCCCGCGGTATTACCGTTACGGAGATCTCGAAGGCGGTCGGCATGAACCGGCATTCCGTGGCCAAGTACCTGGAAGTGCTCGTGGCGTCAGGCCACGTCGATATGAGGTCTTTCGGCCCCTCAAAGGTCTACTACTTATCCCAGCGTGTTCCCCTTTCCGCCATGCTGAGCTTTTCCTCGGACGCTATCGTCATCGTCGATAAGGACCTGCTCATCCGGAATGCAAACGATAAGTTCCTGGAGACTATGGGCCTGACCCGTGAGAAAGCCATCAATCGGAACATCGAAAATTATATGAACCATATGCCAATGACCAGGAATATCCTGGAGCATATAGGTGAATCCCTCGAAGGAAAGGAGCAGACACAGGATACGAGCTATCGCCGGGGCGCCGACGAGGTCTACTTTTCGGTCAAATATATACCAACGATTTTCGACGATGGCGGCAAAGGCGTTACTATCATCATGAGTGACGTATCCGAACGGCGCCGCATCGAGAACGCAGTGCGGGAAAGTGAACACAAGTTCCGGGGCATGATCGGGCAGTCGACCGACGGCATTACGCTGTGTGACGAGAAGGGCGCGGTCATCGAATATAACGAGAGCATGTCCCGGCTTACCAATACTAAGCGGGAGAATGTCATCGGCAAGAATGTCTGGGAGATCCCATTCTTCATCCGGGCGTATGCCCAACTGCCGGACAGGCCGCCGGTATCGCTCAAGAAGTTCGTTCTGAATTTTCTAATGTCCGGGAAGTCGTCGATGAAGCACCGGCTGAACATCTTCGATATCCAGATGCCCTACGGCTCACAGCTCACGGTACAGGCGAACATCTTCCCGATCAAGTCGGATAAGGGCTATATGCTGTCCGCCATTGTCCGTGACATCACCGAGCAAAAGCAGGCGGAAGAGGCCCTGCGCCAGAGCGAGCAGAAGTTCCGCGGCCTGATGGAGAACATCAACGACATCGCGTGGGAAACGGATAACGAGGGACGCATCACCTATGTCGGCCCCCAGGTCAGGGATATCCTCGGATACGAGCCGGAGTATGTCGTGGGCAGGACGATCCTGGATTTCATGCCGGAAGATGAAAAAGCGAAATACCTAAAATACTACACGAAGGCGTACGCTCTACCCAGGATGTATAACCTTATAGTGTTCCTCTTATACCATAAGGATGGCAGTATCCACCCCATAGAAGTGAACGGCTCACCCGTATACGATGAAAAAGGCGAATTTGCCGGATATATAGGCGTCGTACGGGACATTACCATGCGGAAGCAGATGGAAGAGACGCTCGAGCTCATGAAGTTCTCCATCGACCACTCGGAAGAAGCGATCTACTGGGTGAAGCCGGACGGAGGCTTCTATTACGTGAACGACGCCGCATGCCGCATGCTCGGCTACACGAGGGAAGAGCTACAGAGCATGAGCGTCACCGACGTCGACAAGAACATTAAGGCCAGTAACATACCCCGCCAGTTCGGGAAGCTTAATAAGATAAAATATTGTAAGTTCGAGACCGGGCACCTGACAAAGGACGGCACAAGCATACCGGTAGAAGTCACTCAGAATTATCTTGAGTTTAACGGCCAGGCCTATAACTTTTGTTTCGCCAGGCCCATATCACGCGGCAAATGATCACGCCCTACATCCCTGTACGAACCTATCGAGCCTCGCCTGTTTCTTCCCTGGCAGCAGGTCCTCGTAGCGGACCCCGAACTCGCGCAGCAGCATGTAGACCGGCCGCACGACGTTATCCACGTACGCGTCCACGTCGTATGCAAGCGGCGCTTCCCGGGCCATCTCCAGCGGCACGGCACGATTCTTTCCCGTGACCACGTACTCGATCTTGCCGCCCACCCGGACCCGGCGCCCGCTGCCGGCTAGCTTTTCCGCGGCCACGCAATGGTGGGGCATCGCCTTATATTCCTCGGGGCGCCGTGACAGCTTTTTTATGATCGCCAGGTCGTCGGCCCGCACGTGGCCGCCCACGAGCCGGGCTACCTGCCCCCGGACGTATGCGACGGCCGCCGGTACGGCCTCGGCGAACTCTTTCTTATCGTGGGCGGCGGCCAGCATCTCCAGCACTGTCTCCTGCGTGTCTTTGGCGATCCGCGCCCGGTCCTGCCGGCGCACCTCGAGGCCCCTGACCAGCGGCTCGCCGTCCACGCTGGCAAAGTACTTCTTCTTGAGGCCCTTCGAGCATCCCGGCCGCTCCGGGAGGAAAAGCACCCACCTGCACACGTGCTCGAGTTTTAATTCCATGCCGAGCTCTTTCGTTATCCGCTCGCTGAAAGCCCGGTAATCCCGGGCCGGGCTGTTCCGGTGGAGGAAGAGCGAGTCGGTATCGGCGTAGATGACGCTAAAGCCCGCCTCCTCGGCCATGTCCCGGGCCTTCAGCAGATAATACCGGCCGAAGGCCGGCACCGAGCGGTTGCCGTCCACGGTGCGGAAATTATTCAGGGCGAACTGCATGTAGCCGTAAGGGCTCACGAGCTGCATCTTCAGGGAGCGGCTGAGCACGTCCAGCTTCCGGTACTCCGCCGACGCCGGGTCGAGCTCGCTCATCGCCCGCTTCACCCGGTCCCTTTCCTCCAGCACCCGGCCGAACACCTCGGGATAGACGCCCCGGCGCCGGGCGCAGATGTGGAAGCCCAGGAAAGGCACCTTTTCCCCGTGCTCTCGGCAATACTCGTGGCGGCAGTTGATGGTCTCGGGGCTGATGTTGTGCTTCACGAAGATGCGGGGGAAAAGCGAAGCGAAGTCCAGTATGGCCACGTCCTCGTGCAGGCCGGCCACGGGCGTGATGACGAGCCCGCCGTTCTCCTTGACCGACTCCACCAGGGGCGTCTTGAAGCCCTCCGGGTACTCGGCCGTGTCGGGTATGACCGTCGTCCCTATAAGGGCGGCGTTCACCATGGAGGCGTTCATGAAGCCGTGCTTTTCCCGGCACACGCTGTCCAGGGGCATCATGCACCGCTGGCACCACGACGTGAACATGGGCAGGCGCTCCACGGCCAGCTCGTACACCCTGGCCGCCTCGCTCTTTTCGGCATGGCCGGAGAACTCCTTATCGTAGACGGAGTCGAGAGTCAGGTCGGTGCGCTTGAGGTCGGCGTCCGTGCGCGCGTCCTTCCACAGGTCGAGGATGACCCGCCCGGGCGCCCGTACCTGCGCCGCCTGCCAGTGCGTGATCCGGGCATTTGAGGCATGCAGGCCCGTGCTCCAGGGCACCCTCCCGAAACGCAATGTCAGGCCGTTCGCCCGCGCCCGCAGCCCGAGCAGCGGAAGCTGCATGTTGTCCGCGTCGAACAGCGCCACGACGTCCGGGTCTCGCTCGTCCAGCGCTTCCTGGAGGGCCTTGATCATGACGGCCTCGGCCCCTTTCAGCACGGTCTCGGCCGTGCCGTCGAATAAGGAAATGGATATCAGGCGGCACTTCGCCGGGTCGGCCGGGCCGAACGTACAGTTCACGGCCAGCACCCGGAGCTTCGACGTATCGCATGGGCCGGCTGCTGATATAGCCTTTAATATGCCCTCCCGGGCCTCGAAGTCCACGATGGAGTGGGGCGGGACGCCCCGCAGGTAGTGCCACTGGAGACCGGGAAGGAGCTTCGCCTCGGCAAAGCTCACGTTAGCGGGAGAGCGCTGCCTTATCTCCCGCATGGTCTCCTCAGCCTTACGCTCGTCCAGCAGGAACGCCCGGATGACCGGCACCTGCTCCGCGGCGTAGATGGATTGGTAGCGAGGGCTCGTCTCTATCCGGGAGACGTTTTCGTGCTGCGCCACGGCGCTCTCCACCAGCGCGGCGTTTCTCTCCGGTATGACGGCGAAGGACGGCCGGAAGTCCCTGTCCTCCAGGCAGACTATGCCACCCTCCGTCCGTATCCACAGCAAGTACGCCCCGGGCCGGCCGTCCGCGGACGGCCGGTGCCAGGTATCGACCAGGATGCCCTGCATAGTCGACCCATGCGCGGGGGAGTAGATAAGGCAGGAGGCACGGGCGCCGTGAAAATATTCTCGCCGCGACTTTTACTGGAGAACATTAAGTATCCACGTTCGTAAAAATTGTTAGAGGGAAGATTTATGGCAGTTTGTATGGTATGCGGCACCGATTACTCGGCGAGGGGAGAGATGCTGGACATCGGCGGCACGAAATATAAGGTATGCGGCGACTGCGCCGAGAGGGCCCGCTCGAACCCGGCGAACTTCATGGCCGACATCAAGAGGCTCAGCGAGACGAACCCGGCCTACCCCGTCTGCGACGCGTGCGGCCGGCGGCATTCGGACAGGTGCGACACGGTCCAGTTCGCGGGCACGAACTTCAACGTCTGCGGGTACTGCATACCCGAAGTGCGGGAGAACCCGGCGGACTTCCTGGCGGGTAAAAAGGGCACCGAGCCAGAGTGACCGTACTAGTGCAGGTCATCTCTTTTTTTCTTTAGGTGCTCATAGCCCTTACAGGTAATTGGCTTCATCGAGCCCCGGTCGTCGAGCGTAAGCCCTGCTTCGACGGTCCTGCCAATGACGGTGAAATCGACATCCTTGACCTTATCCAATCCGGAGGGGTCCAGTGTGAACAGCAGCTCGAACTCGCCTCCGAAGCAGACAGCCATATCCAGCAGCTCTTCCCGGCTTTTTGCGAGCCGGCGGGTCGCTTCGAGCAGCGGAAGCCGGTCGGCATCGACTAAAAACCCGACTTTGCTTGCGTTCGATAATTCGTATACTGATTTGCCGAGGCCGTCGCTGACGTCCATCATGGCGGTGACCTCTTTATAGTTAGACAGCCGCATGCCTTCTTCGACCCGTGGCTTCGGCCGGAAGAAGCGCTCTATGAGCACTTTTTTATCCTTTTCCGGGGCTTCCCTGCCTTCGATAAGGGCTTTATAGGCGGCGGCCGGCGTGCCCAGGTATCCGGTGACGCATAACAGGTCCCCGACCCTGGCGCCTGAGCGGAGCTTGAGCTTATCCTTTTTCACCCGACCCAGGGCCGTGGTGACCAGGGTCAGCTCGGCGTGCTGGTCAGTATCGCCGCCTACGATGTCGGTACCATAGGTTTTCGCGCAGTCCCTCATGCCCCGGGCCAGCCCGTCGATGAAATCGACAGCCGTATCGCCCGGCAAGCCCATTGCGACGACCACGCCGATGGGGCGGGCGCCCATCGAGGCCACGTCGCTCAGGCTCACCGCCACGCTCATCCAGCCGACGTCCTCGCCCGACATCTCCCTCGGGAAGTCCGTTGTCCGGTGGAGCATGTCGGTCGTGACGACCAGGTAATCGCCGCCGTCCTCCAGCACCGCGCAATCGTCGCCCAGATAGCCGGAATCCAGGATCTTCGCGATGCGCCGGATTATCCCGATCTCCCCGATTTCGTTGGCCTTTAATTCCTTAATCTTCGTAATAGCGAGCCCCTCGAACCTTTGACCGCGGCGTCAACTTCGTCCGCCATCGCGTAATAGTCGTCTCCCGCCAGCAAAATAGTTGCGTACTCGACGCCACCCTTATGGAGAAGCGTAAGGGCAGCCTTTATGGCCGCTTCGGCACCGGCGTCCGACCAGACGTATACGTCCGCCCTCGCCGGCAAGCTGTCATAGCGCGTGAAGGCGAACATGGACGGATGCCTGTTAACGTTCACGAAGGCACGATCACGGCGGACATTAAGAAATTCAGGGATGGCATACCGGTCAAGCTGCTCGAAAACGTGGAAGGCAGAGCTTTGATAGCGCCCCACAGGCATGGGTATGCCCCGCGTGAAGGACCACAGGCTCATGGGAGGCTTTATGGGAACGATATCAACGTCGTATTCTTTTGTCATGGCTTCGAGCTCGATCATTGTGCCCTCGAGACTGAAGCCGCATTGCTCATAGAAGCCCAGGTTCGCCGCGGTAGAGGCTACGGTCACGGTATCGCAATCGTGGCTTTCGGCAAACAGGAACGCCTTATTGACGAGGGCG
This genomic window contains:
- a CDS encoding DNA polymerase domain-containing protein, whose product is MQGILVDTWHRPSADGRPGAYLLWIRTEGGIVCLEDRDFRPSFAVIPERNAALVESAVAQHENVSRIETSPRYQSIYAAEQVPVIRAFLLDERKAEETMREIRQRSPANVSFAEAKLLPGLQWHYLRGVPPHSIVDFEAREGILKAISAAGPCDTSKLRVLAVNCTFGPADPAKCRLISISLFDGTAETVLKGAEAVMIKALQEALDERDPDVVALFDADNMQLPLLGLRARANGLTLRFGRVPWSTGLHASNARITHWQAAQVRAPGRVILDLWKDARTDADLKRTDLTLDSVYDKEFSGHAEKSEAARVYELAVERLPMFTSWCQRCMMPLDSVCREKHGFMNASMVNAALIGTTVIPDTAEYPEGFKTPLVESVKENGGLVITPVAGLHEDVAILDFASLFPRIFVKHNISPETINCRHEYCREHGEKVPFLGFHICARRRGVYPEVFGRVLEERDRVKRAMSELDPASAEYRKLDVLSRSLKMQLVSPYGYMQFALNNFRTVDGNRSVPAFGRYYLLKARDMAEEAGFSVIYADTDSLFLHRNSPARDYRAFSERITKELGMELKLEHVCRWVLFLPERPGCSKGLKKKYFASVDGEPLVRGLEVRRQDRARIAKDTQETVLEMLAAAHDKKEFAEAVPAAVAYVRGQVARLVGGHVRADDLAIIKKLSRRPEEYKAMPHHCVAAEKLAGSGRRVRVGGKIEYVVTGKNRAVPLEMAREAPLAYDVDAYVDNVVRPVYMLLREFGVRYEDLLPGKKQARLDRFVQGCRA
- the thiL gene encoding thiamine-phosphate kinase, whose product is MTKIKELKANEIGEIGIIRRIAKILDSGYLGDDCAVLEDGGDYLVVTTDMLHRTTDFPREMSGEDVGWMSVAVSLSDVASMGARPIGVVVAMGLPGDTAVDFIDGLARGMRDCAKTYGTDIVGGDTDQHAELTLVTTALGRVKKDKLKLRSGARVGDLLCVTGYLGTPAAAYKALIEGREAPEKDKKVLIERFFRPKPRVEEGMRLSNYKEVTAMMDVSDGLGKSVYELSNASKVGFLVDADRLPLLEATRRLAKSREELLDMAVCFGGEFELLFTLDPSGLDKVKDVDFTVIGRTVEAGLTLDDRGSMKPITCKGYEHLKKKRDDLH
- a CDS encoding S8 family serine peptidase, producing MILCAILLAGTGLVTASSPAARNADKMSNTYVVVFNDSANSFGALDDRVASFATDNNAEVLYTYDTIHGVAISLPDGNVDKLKELSNVKYIEKDITFNVSLDDATGIIGAPQLWDTGYTGKGVKVALVDTGIDAGHPDLKGRVVGWKDFINNNQTPYDDFGHGTHCAGIIGGSGAASGGKYKGVAPDVQFIGVKVLGKDGSGSLSAIMKGLDYAANSDAKIISMSLGSNEHSQAMDDLVTKAVNKGKIVVCAAGNSGPDEKTVGCPADAPGALTVGATDKSDNIASFSSRGPTSDGRIKPEICAPGKDIVSCKARGIMNKKAIDTYYVSMSGTSMACPMVSGSVALMAQANPKLTPQQAKEILEKTAKHGNSCPNNDSGYGRINVKAAIEYILGKTSPTPTPSYPEPTYPNYPYPGYPYPYPSYPINPYPGYSDYPYAKS
- a CDS encoding GNAT family N-acetyltransferase; this encodes MAHKENKGVKIRQAQLDDAPGISEIHRSHIGRWYRRLDGEQVDVPYNNLSSGEHWGFGGPWMSVETCSVHLNNLLLQHQYPFVAMDGDDLVGEIELFSGSEGANYGKNLHIGLLYVRKGHTGEGIGSALVNKAFLFAESHDCDTVTVASTAANLGFYEQCGFSLEGTMIELEAMTKEYDVDIVPIKPPMSLWSFTRGIPMPVGRYQSSAFHVFEQLDRYAIPEFLNVRRDRAFVNVNRHPSMFAFTRYDSLPARADVYVWSDAGAEAAIKAALTLLHKGGVEYATILLAGDDYYAMADEVDAAVKGSRGSLLRRLRN
- a CDS encoding PAS domain S-box protein codes for the protein MDVNRKELLDIKDVLKESPRGITVTEISKAVGMNRHSVAKYLEVLVASGHVDMRSFGPSKVYYLSQRVPLSAMLSFSSDAIVIVDKDLLIRNANDKFLETMGLTREKAINRNIENYMNHMPMTRNILEHIGESLEGKEQTQDTSYRRGADEVYFSVKYIPTIFDDGGKGVTIIMSDVSERRRIENAVRESEHKFRGMIGQSTDGITLCDEKGAVIEYNESMSRLTNTKRENVIGKNVWEIPFFIRAYAQLPDRPPVSLKKFVLNFLMSGKSSMKHRLNIFDIQMPYGSQLTVQANIFPIKSDKGYMLSAIVRDITEQKQAEEALRQSEQKFRGLMENINDIAWETDNEGRITYVGPQVRDILGYEPEYVVGRTILDFMPEDEKAKYLKYYTKAYALPRMYNLIVFLLYHKDGSIHPIEVNGSPVYDEKGEFAGYIGVVRDITMRKQMEETLELMKFSIDHSEEAIYWVKPDGGFYYVNDAACRMLGYTREELQSMSVTDVDKNIKASNIPRQFGKLNKIKYCKFETGHLTKDGTSIPVEVTQNYLEFNGQAYNFCFARPISRGK